One genomic window of Garra rufa chromosome 2, GarRuf1.0, whole genome shotgun sequence includes the following:
- the LOC141325145 gene encoding uncharacterized protein codes for MGKGKRKRKPVCLSSSDEELGGAGHDHPSSVPLPPPVPENLQPQAPHSLNTRPFIQPPSIPLMTVASERHSRVLQDASSAFRDQHLPPPVPENLLPEDTHLDRTRALIQPSPLSTPFTAVTPDRPCRVLQGASPAFRDAMFARLLTVLEEIKETQRVHGRMIQSLLTQRDASAVTALPADIVFPLRTVSDVAEMEQKLADPTFHKQVVCSNMTI; via the exons ATGGGAAAAGGGAAGCGCAAAAGAAA GCCAGTGTGTCTGTCAAGCTCTGATGAGGAACTTGGTGGTGCTGGGCATGATCATCCATCCAGTGTGCCTTTACCTCCACCAGTTCCAGAGAACCTCCAACCGCAGGCTCCCCACTCACTCAATACCCGTCCATTTATTCAACCACCTTCAATTCCTTTAATGACCGTTGCTTCAGAACGCCACAGTAGAGTTCTGCAAGATGCCAGTTCTGCATTTAGAGATCAGCATTTACCTCCCCCAGTGCCAGAGAACCTCCTACCGGAGGATACCCACTTGGACAGGACCCGTGCACTTATTCAGCCCTCTCCACTTTCAACCCCTTTTACAGCTGTTACACCAGACCGCCCCTGTAGAGTTCTGCAAGGTGCCAGTCCTGCATTTAGAGAtgccatgtttgcacgtctcctAACCGTCCTGGAGGAAATAAAGGAGACGCAAAGGGTTCATGGGAGGATGATACAGTCACTCCTCACACAACGGGATGCAAGTGCAGTTACAGCACTTCCAGCAGATATTGTGTTCCCCCTGAGGACAGTCTCGGATGTTGCTGAAATGGAGCAAAAATTGGCAGACCCCACCTTCCACAAACAAGTGGTATGTTCTAATATGACCATTTAA